In Helianthus annuus cultivar XRQ/B chromosome 9, HanXRQr2.0-SUNRISE, whole genome shotgun sequence, the following are encoded in one genomic region:
- the LOC110875815 gene encoding uncharacterized protein LOC110875815, translated as MEGLNVRAYTSQFNDLARLVPQMVTPDYVKIQRYIWGQAPQIRGMVTSAKPATYLEATNLEKSLADDDARKSSLNKKDETRKSLGKANVDGKSDRSERSEPRSRDSRKRKSESSKKDSDEKREKKRAYGDEQGKCARCGRSGHVTRECYAKSTLKGVKLEGCYECREQGHYKRNCLNVKGQNARGKAFELNNGKARDDPAVVTGTFLINNHSVFVLFNTWADLSFVSKKFEPFPCFQTSKLGKKYSIELANGKLIETSEVIRDCSFRLCDHSFSIDLLLVEVGSFDVVVGMDWLSKNKAEIICSEKQVRIPRLGSEAIVVHGDRSSRVSRIVSVMKMHKMLHKGYPMFLINVVDTKVEGRKIEESPIVREYPEVFPEDLPRLPRAREIEFRIDLVPGVAPIAKSPYRLASSEMKELSNQLQELLDKGKANVVADALSRKEREKPLRVRALGLIIQMSLTVQIRDA; from the exons ATGGAAGGCTTGAATGTCAGAGCTTATACGTCTCAGTTCAATGATCTGGCTAGGTTGGTTCCTCAAATGGTCACTCCTGATTACGTTAAGATACAAAGGTATATTTGGGGGCAAGCGCCACAGATTCGCGGTATGGTCACCTCGGCGAAACCCGCTACCTATCTGGAAGCTACTAATTTGGAAAAATCATTAGCTGATGATGATGCTCGCAAAAGTAGCCTTAACAAAAAGGATGAGACTAGGAAGTCGTTGGGAAAAGCCAATGTAGACGGGAAATCTGATCGATCGGAGCGTTCTGAGCCTAGATCTAGAGATTCGCGGAAGCGAAAGTCTGAGAGCTCAAAAAAGGATTCCGATGAGAAGCGTGAGAAGAAACGAG CTTATGGTGATGAGCAAGGGAAGTGCGCCAGATGTGGTCGATCTGGGCATGTGACTCGTGAGTGCTATGCTAAGAGCACGTTGAAGGGAGTTAAGCTCGAGGGATGCTACGAATGCAGAGAGCAGGGACACTACAAGAGAAACTGTCTGAATGTGAAAGGTCAGAATGCTAGGGGCAAAGCGTTTGAGCTAAATAATGGGAAGGCACGTGATGATCCTGCAGTGGTTACCGGTACGTTCTTGATCAATAACCATTCTGTGTTTGTGCTATTTAATACTTGGGCTGACTTGAGTTTTGTTTCGAAAAAATTTGAACCATTTCCGTGTTTTCAAACAAGTAAGCTAGGTAAAAAGTACTCGATAGAATTAGCAAATGGTAAATTGATAGAAACTAGCGAAGTCATTCGTGATTGTAGTTTTCGGTTATGTGATCATAGTTTTAGTATTGATTTGTTGCTAGTGGAGGTGGGTAGTTTCGATgtagtcgttgggatggattggctatccaagaATAAAGCTGAGATTATTTGTTCGGAGAAACAAGTGCGGATACCTCGTCTTGGCAGTGAAGCTATAGTAGTTCATGGAGACCGATCGAGTCGAGTATCGAGAATTGTTAGTGTTATGAAGATGCACAAGATGTTGCATAAGGGCTATCCTATGTTCTTGATTAACGTAGTTGATACGAAGGTTGAAGGTAGGAAGATCGAAGAAAGTCCTATAGTTCgtgaatatccagaagttttccctgaagacttacctagATTGCCCCGTGCGAGAGAGATCGAATTTAgaattgatcttgtacctggtgttGCACCGATTGCAAAATCTCCTTACAGGTTAGCGTCGTCAGAAATGAAAGAATTGTCGAATCAGCTTCAAGAGCTACTAGACAAAG GTAAAGCAAACGTCGTTGCTGATGCGCTCAGTAGGAAAGAGCGGGAAAAGCCTTTGCGTGTTCGTGCTTTAGGTTTAATCATACAGATGAGTTTGACTGTTCAAATTCGTGATGCATAG